The Geoalkalibacter sp. nucleotide sequence TCTTTTCGACGTTGAAGACGATGATGACGAAAAAGGCGACGATGGTCAGCGACACCGTGACCGTCGCCACGGCGGCGCCGCACAGAAAAGGGCTCTGCGCCATGTTGCGCAGGGCACGGCGGAAAAAATAGGGCAGGATGTCAAACATGGCGATCTTCCACCACCCGGCCGGCATCCAAAGTAATCACCCGCCTCGGGAAGCGCCGGATCAGTTCGCGGTCGTGAGTCGCCATGACCACCGTGGAACCGCGGGCATTGGCGCTTTTGAACAGATCCATGAGTTCCAGGGTGGTTTCGGGATCGAGGTTGCCGGTGGGCTCATCGGCCAGCAGCACGATGGGATCGACCACCAGGGCGCGCGCCACGGCCACCCGCTGCTGCTCGCCGCCGGAGAGTTCCAACGGACGTCGGTTGAGTTTGTGCTCCAGACCCACGTTTTTCAGGGCGGCGTAAACTTTCTTGCTGATTTCAAAGCGCTTGCGCCCCTGCACCTCCAGGGCGAAGGCCACATTCTCGAACACCGTGCGCGTGCTGATCAGCTTGAAATCCTGAAACACGATGCCCAGGCGCCGCCGCACCAGGGGCAACTGACGCGGACCCATGCGGGTGATGTTGCGCCCGTCGAGCAGAATCTGCCCGCGGTTGGGCCGCTCGCCGCCGTAGAGCAGCTTGAGCAGGGTCGATTTGCCGGCCCCGGAGGCGCCGGTCAGATAAACGAACTCACCTTTCTCGATCTTGAGGGAGATCTGGTCGAGGGCGGAGGAGTCTTTTTGGTAAGCCTTGCAGACGTTGTGCAGCTGAATCATGCTACCACTCGCGATAGGGAACGCCGTTGAGCCCGATCAGATCGCTGCCGCTGAAGACGTCGAACACCCAACCTTCCTCGATCTCGCCGCTCTCCCTGGGCTCGGGCGCCTGAGTGACCCAAGTATCGGAGCGCCGGGTGAAGGGATCCACGGGAATCAAGCGCAGATAGCGCGCCTGCACCAGGGCGTCGAGGGAGTCGGGATAGGCGGCGTTGTCGGCGAAATAGGCGTCGATGGCCTGGCGCATCTGGTAGAGATTTTCGGTGAGGGCCGCTTCGCGGGCGCGGATCACGCTGTGCTGATAGCTCGGCACGGCGATGGTGGCCAGGATGCCCAGAATCGTCATGACGATGAGAATCTCGATCAGGGTAAAGCCGCGGGAGCGTCCCTTGGGCGAAGAGAGGTGTCTGCGCATCGAATCCTTACCAGGTGTTGTACGAGGTGCCGTCGAGGGCCACCCCGTCGCTTTGCGAGAAAACGTCGTAGATGTCCCCGCCGCCGTAGACCGTGGAATCGGGATCATCCTTGTAGGCACGCATGCCCCAGCCTTGATCCCAGCGATCGAAGGGGTCGGAAGGAATGCGGCGCAGGTACTTGCGTTTGTAGGGGTAGAGGCCGCCCCAGTCGTTGCCCGTGACCAGTTCCTCCAGGGTCTCGGGATAGCCAGTTTCATCGATGCTCGGGATATAGCGGCGCTCGCGCACCGCCCGCGACCAGTCGGCATGATATTCATCGAGGGCGCCGCGAATTTCGCGCAGGGCGCGGCGCAGCTCCACTTCCTTGCCGCGCTTGACGGCGATTTCGGCCAGGGGCATGGTCACCGCCGCGATCACCGAAAGAATGGCCATGGCCAGCACCAGTTCGATGAAGGTCAGCCCGAGCTGAAAGCGCAATGCCTGCCGCAATTTTCCCATGAACCTCAGCGAACCTCCACCCGCTTGGCGCTCGGCACCACTGAAATTCTCTCCCCGGCGGGATTGCGGAAATTGACGCGATCGACCTCGACCTGCGCCACGCCGGGCGCGCGCGCGCGAAATTCAACGCTGAACAGTTCGCCGCCGCCGGAAACTCCGGAGTCGCCGGTGCCCTGCTTGTAACCGACGATCAGCGTGCCGGGGCGGGCGATGCTCGAGGTGAAGATGGTCGGACGCTGACCGCGCTTGAGGAAATCGCCCTCGCGGGCGCGCACGAATTCCAGCCTGTCGGCATCGAAATTCAGATAGAGGGGCGCGCTGTAGAGGTTTTGCACCTCGGCGACCTGAATGCTCAGGGCAAAGGTTTCACCCTGTCGCACCAGCTCCGGGCCGCCGAGAAACACCTGGCCCATGCCCGGCGCGGCGGCGATTTCGATGGGCACGATGGGCGCCACGGCCACGGCTTCAAGCTCGCGCGGCGCCACGGGAGCAGGCCCGGCCGCGGGCGGCTCAAGGGCCTGAGGAGCAGGCAGGGGCAAGGGTGCGGGAACCGGGGCGACCGCGGCGGCCGGCGGCGCCGCCGCAGGGACGGGCGGCAGGGGCGGAGCAGAGGGCGGCAGCGCGGCCTGGGGTTCCAGGGGCAAAACGGCCGGGGCCGGGGCCGGGGCCGGGGCCGGGGCCGGTGCCGGGGCCGGAACCGGCTCCGCCGGCGGTGTTTCATCCGGCACCGGCAGCCGCGGTTCGCGCGGCTCGACCAGGCGCGGCACGGCGGCCGGGTTGCCCTTTTCCAACTCGGGCGCGAATTCGGGCATGAAGGCGCCGAAATTGGGGCCGGTGCGCAGATCATCCTCGCCGCCCGACCAGATGGTCGCCACCTCGGGCAAGGGCATCTCCAAACTCTTGACGATGCGCGGGGTGATGGACAGCAGGATTTCACGCTTTTGCACATCGTCGGCGCGATGGGTGAAAAGCGAGCCGACGATGGGCAGGTCGCCAAAGAACGGCAGGCTGCGCGCCGTGCGGTTCTTGCTGTCGCGGATCAGGCCGCCGATCACCGTGCGCTCGCCGTCACGCAAGGTCAGCACGCTTTCGGCATTGGTGGTGGTGATGGTGAACACCGAGGTGCCGCTTTCCAGGGTGCGGCGATCGGAAATACTGCTGACCTCGAGATTGAGCCGGGTGATCACCGAATCGTCGAGTTGCACCGTGGGTTCCACGTTGAGCTTCACGCCCACGTCGACGTACTGCACGTTGTCGGAACGCTGTGTGTCTCCGGTCAGGGTCACGGTGATGACCGGCTCGCGACTGCCGATGTGCACCTTGGCCTTCTCGCGATTCTTCACGCGGATCTTGGGGCTGGCCAGCAATTCCGTGTCGGTGAGCGTCTTGGCGAAGTCGAAGGTCGCCGCCGGCAGGGTGTAGAAACTTTCCAGGCTCGAGAGGCCGCTGACCAGATTGGCCGTCTGGCTGGTTCCCGAGG carries:
- a CDS encoding type IV pilin protein: MRRHLSSPKGRSRGFTLIEILIVMTILGILATIAVPSYQHSVIRAREAALTENLYQMRQAIDAYFADNAAYPDSLDALVQARYLRLIPVDPFTRRSDTWVTQAPEPRESGEIEEGWVFDVFSGSDLIGLNGVPYREW
- a CDS encoding type II secretion system protein, encoding MGKLRQALRFQLGLTFIELVLAMAILSVIAAVTMPLAEIAVKRGKEVELRRALREIRGALDEYHADWSRAVRERRYIPSIDETGYPETLEELVTGNDWGGLYPYKRKYLRRIPSDPFDRWDQGWGMRAYKDDPDSTVYGGGDIYDVFSQSDGVALDGTSYNTW
- a CDS encoding cohesin domain-containing protein → MNLLPSFSVRRKIAGALSLLMLMSGCAPGTTALRGGEDLVASGQYDLAVAKYIQAVQADPGSQENRLRLQEARMLAGQEHHRRGRVLAAEGRFPEAINELQLAINFDPSLEVARQDLETVRRQVRSQRLTDDAENFFRSRKFVHAKQVLNRALELDPANQRARDLMERVRAAHITVLDGFELDVTADKPITLKFQEANLQDVFNILSQLSGINFLFDEEIRGEKVTVFLENATFAQALELLMKMKGLARKVLNSKTILLYSKTKEKEKQYEDHIIQTFYLSNIDAKKAVNLLRTMLQLRRIFVHEELNALVIRDLPEVIRLSQQILEAADRADSEVVFDVELIEVSRGDESRLGAQLNAYAVSLGMANQGGTTIVANTLTSGTSQTANLVSGLSSLESFYTLPAATFDFAKTLTDTELLASPKIRVKNREKAKVHIGSREPVITVTLTGDTQRSDNVQYVDVGVKLNVEPTVQLDDSVITRLNLEVSSISDRRTLESGTSVFTITTTNAESVLTLRDGERTVIGGLIRDSKNRTARSLPFFGDLPIVGSLFTHRADDVQKREILLSITPRIVKSLEMPLPEVATIWSGGEDDLRTGPNFGAFMPEFAPELEKGNPAAVPRLVEPREPRLPVPDETPPAEPVPAPAPAPAPAPAPAPAVLPLEPQAALPPSAPPLPPVPAAAPPAAAVAPVPAPLPLPAPQALEPPAAGPAPVAPRELEAVAVAPIVPIEIAAAPGMGQVFLGGPELVRQGETFALSIQVAEVQNLYSAPLYLNFDADRLEFVRAREGDFLKRGQRPTIFTSSIARPGTLIVGYKQGTGDSGVSGGGELFSVEFRARAPGVAQVEVDRVNFRNPAGERISVVPSAKRVEVR
- the ftsE gene encoding cell division ATP-binding protein FtsE codes for the protein MIQLHNVCKAYQKDSSALDQISLKIEKGEFVYLTGASGAGKSTLLKLLYGGERPNRGQILLDGRNITRMGPRQLPLVRRRLGIVFQDFKLISTRTVFENVAFALEVQGRKRFEISKKVYAALKNVGLEHKLNRRPLELSGGEQQRVAVARALVVDPIVLLADEPTGNLDPETTLELMDLFKSANARGSTVVMATHDRELIRRFPRRVITLDAGRVVEDRHV